One window of the Chryseobacterium sp. CY350 genome contains the following:
- the egtB gene encoding ergothioneine biosynthesis protein EgtB, giving the protein MEAEILTQNLVKKYTEIRQHSVDICEPLEIEDYVVQPIIDVSPPKWHLGHTTWFFETFILIPNIPDYEVFDAQYNFVFNSYYETVGARVIRTDRGNLSRPSVSDVYQYRKYVDEKMQEFFQSNLMNDSIQSLMELGLNHEQQHQELLMTDIKYILGHNPLFPVYRKENTEQNKVKVQSEMISFPEGVYEIGFEGKGFCFDNELGRHKVYLNDFEISSQLVTNGEYLEFMKADGYSDFRHWHAEGWDWVKQNQTKSPLYWHFIDGKWMHYSLNGLREINPDEPLCHINFFEASAFASWKEMRLPTEAEWEVSSNHFDWGKRWEWTNSAYLPYPGFKKEAGAVGEYNGKFMVNQTVLRGASEATPKGHSRNTYRNFFPTNLQWQFTGIRLAK; this is encoded by the coding sequence ATGGAAGCAGAAATACTAACTCAGAATTTAGTCAAAAAATATACAGAGATTCGTCAGCACTCGGTAGATATTTGCGAACCTCTAGAAATTGAAGACTACGTTGTTCAGCCAATTATTGACGTGAGTCCGCCGAAATGGCATTTGGGACACACAACTTGGTTTTTTGAAACGTTTATTCTTATCCCAAATATCCCTGATTATGAGGTCTTTGATGCGCAGTACAATTTCGTTTTCAATAGTTATTACGAAACGGTTGGTGCGAGAGTAATCCGTACAGACAGAGGAAATTTGAGCCGTCCATCTGTTTCTGATGTTTATCAATACAGAAAATATGTTGACGAAAAAATGCAGGAATTTTTTCAAAGTAATCTGATGAATGACAGCATTCAATCATTAATGGAATTAGGTCTTAATCACGAGCAGCAGCATCAGGAATTATTAATGACAGACATCAAATATATTTTGGGTCACAATCCGCTTTTTCCGGTTTATAGAAAGGAAAATACTGAGCAAAATAAGGTTAAAGTTCAATCTGAAATGATCAGTTTTCCGGAAGGTGTTTATGAAATTGGTTTTGAAGGAAAAGGATTTTGTTTTGATAATGAATTGGGAAGACATAAAGTATATTTAAATGATTTTGAAATTTCAAGTCAGCTCGTAACCAACGGAGAATATCTGGAATTTATGAAAGCTGACGGCTACTCAGATTTCAGACATTGGCACGCCGAAGGATGGGATTGGGTAAAACAAAATCAAACAAAATCTCCGTTATACTGGCATTTTATCGATGGAAAATGGATGCATTATTCCTTAAACGGTTTACGGGAAATCAATCCCGATGAACCACTTTGCCATATCAATTTCTTCGAAGCTTCAGCTTTTGCATCTTGGAAAGAAATGCGCTTGCCAACGGAAGCAGAGTGGGAAGTTTCATCAAATCATTTCGATTGGGGAAAACGTTGGGAATGGACGAATTCTGCCTATCTGCCTTATCCGGGTTTCAAAAAAGAAGCTGGTGCAGTTGGTGAATATAATGGGAAATTTATGGTCAATCAAACTGTTTTGCGTGGTGCATCAGAGGCAACTCCGAAAGGGCACAGCAGAAATACCTACCGAAATTTTTTCCCGACCAATTTGCAATGGCAATTCACAGGAATCCGTTTGGCGAAATAA
- a CDS encoding Crp/Fnr family transcriptional regulator produces the protein MLVDIELLKSYGGITEDYAPSEVIFNEGEIPRYYYQIVTGAVKLNHIDDGAKELIQSILNKGQSVCELLLFIDENYPVSAITISHCTVIKVLKSKFMSLLNDHHQPSVDVRKFISERLYHKFIMMQNNASKYSNTRIKGILEYFKSFSEDQSPYTYEVPLTRQQLASITGLRIETVIRTVKKMEKDKILKIENRKIYF, from the coding sequence ATGCTTGTTGACATCGAATTATTAAAATCTTACGGCGGAATAACAGAAGATTACGCGCCTTCGGAAGTCATCTTTAATGAAGGAGAAATTCCCAGATATTATTATCAGATCGTTACCGGAGCCGTAAAATTAAATCATATTGATGATGGTGCAAAAGAACTTATTCAAAGTATTTTGAATAAAGGACAAAGTGTGTGCGAACTTTTACTTTTCATTGATGAAAATTATCCCGTTAGCGCAATTACCATTTCTCATTGCACAGTTATAAAAGTTTTAAAATCAAAATTTATGTCACTGTTAAACGATCATCATCAACCTTCTGTAGATGTAAGAAAGTTTATCTCTGAACGTCTTTATCACAAATTTATCATGATGCAGAATAACGCATCAAAATATTCTAATACTCGGATTAAAGGAATTCTAGAATATTTTAAAAGCTTCAGCGAAGACCAGAGTCCTTATACATATGAAGTTCCTCTCACGAGGCAGCAACTGGCATCAATCACCGGATTGCGGATAGAAACCGTCATCAGAACTGTAAAAAAAATGGAAAAGGATAAAATTTTAAAGATCGAAAACCGGAAGATATATTTTTAA
- a CDS encoding ABC transporter ATP-binding protein has product MIKVESVSKYFDGRPAVDDISFQANDKEILVLLGTSGCGKTTTLKMINRLIESDSGNILINGKNIREQKVENLRMGIGFVMQNSGLFPHYTIKENIATVPKLLKWNQKKIDDRTKELLNKLNLSIDILSRFPNELSGGQQQRVGIARALIADSPILLMDEPFGALDNITKADIHSEFKSLEELKNKTIILVTHDVQEAFELGHRICLMDKGKIVQTGTPKEMLYHPKNAFVKDFFAANRLLLEYKVTVLRDVIPFLSDFQNDFTEDSNIWNILQKLSSDPQNTVHYEKIMKAFNDYRKLQIV; this is encoded by the coding sequence ATGATAAAAGTTGAATCGGTTTCTAAATATTTTGACGGAAGACCGGCGGTCGATGATATTTCCTTTCAGGCAAATGATAAGGAAATTTTAGTGCTTTTGGGCACAAGCGGTTGCGGAAAAACAACGACCTTGAAAATGATCAATCGACTGATAGAATCCGATTCCGGGAATATTTTAATTAATGGGAAAAACATTCGTGAACAAAAAGTCGAAAATCTGAGAATGGGAATCGGTTTCGTAATGCAGAATTCCGGACTTTTCCCGCATTATACCATTAAAGAAAATATCGCAACTGTTCCCAAACTTCTCAAATGGAATCAAAAAAAAATAGATGACCGAACAAAGGAACTTTTAAATAAACTCAATCTTTCAATCGATATTCTGTCCCGTTTTCCAAATGAATTAAGCGGCGGTCAACAGCAAAGAGTCGGGATTGCCAGAGCTTTGATTGCTGATTCTCCAATTTTACTGATGGATGAACCTTTCGGAGCTTTGGATAATATTACGAAAGCCGATATTCATTCGGAATTCAAATCTTTGGAGGAATTAAAAAATAAAACGATCATTCTGGTTACACACGATGTTCAGGAAGCTTTTGAATTGGGACACAGAATTTGCTTGATGGACAAAGGAAAAATCGTCCAGACCGGAACTCCAAAAGAAATGCTTTATCATCCAAAAAATGCTTTCGTTAAAGACTTTTTTGCTGCAAACCGATTGTTGTTGGAATATAAGGTTACTGTCTTAAGAGATGTAATTCCTTTCCTTTCTGATTTTCAAAACGACTTTACTGAAGATTCTAATATTTGGAATATTTTACAAAAATTAAGCTCTGACCCGCAAAATACAGTTCATTATGAAAAGATAATGAAAGCGTTCAATGATTACCGAAAACTACAAATTGTATGA
- a CDS encoding ABC transporter permease/substrate-binding protein encodes MTQQSLWQFVSEQHEKLLTQITQHLGLTFLSLLLAIIVGLPLGIFIARKRKLAGSVLGVAGILQTIPSIALLGFMIPAFGIGATPAIVALLIYALLPIIRNTYTGITGVNQAVIESAKAMGMSRKQLLYKVELPLAMPVIIAGIRTAAVINVGVATLASFVAAGGLGEFIFGGISLNNTNMILAGAIPAALLAVLLDKLIAVFQKINYHDLRKFWYVFPAILVIISAVYWFNTKSDTKLKAGFTPEFMGRQDGDLGLRSVYNLNVNPKVVNDAVMYKAAYEGELDLISGYSTDGRIKAFDLYVLEDDKKIFPPYFAAPIIKIKILQKFPELEKTLNLLAGKFNDSIMTDLNYRSDYLNQTPEKIAKDFLIKNKLYKISNNGNSGTVRIGSKIFGEQYILAEIYKMLIEGYTNYQVETKTGLGGTKICFDALMNDAIDFYPEYTGTGLLVLLKPDEKKVMKVTKSAESTYNYVDDEFQKQYGIRWLKPLGFNNSYALMMREKQAAELKIKTISDLKKYLDSK; translated from the coding sequence ATGACACAGCAGAGTCTTTGGCAGTTTGTTTCAGAACAGCACGAAAAATTATTAACTCAGATTACACAGCATTTGGGACTCACGTTTTTGTCTTTGCTATTGGCAATTATCGTCGGTTTACCTCTGGGAATTTTCATCGCCAGAAAAAGAAAGTTAGCAGGTTCGGTTTTGGGTGTTGCAGGAATTTTACAGACCATTCCGAGCATTGCATTGTTGGGATTTATGATTCCCGCTTTTGGAATTGGTGCCACTCCTGCGATTGTCGCTTTGTTAATTTACGCACTTTTACCGATTATCAGAAATACGTATACAGGAATTACAGGTGTAAACCAGGCCGTTATAGAATCAGCGAAAGCAATGGGAATGAGCCGCAAACAGCTGCTTTATAAAGTGGAACTTCCGCTGGCGATGCCTGTCATCATTGCAGGAATCAGAACTGCAGCTGTAATTAATGTTGGTGTCGCGACTTTAGCTTCGTTTGTTGCAGCAGGCGGTTTGGGCGAATTTATTTTTGGTGGAATTTCACTCAACAACACCAATATGATTCTCGCCGGAGCAATTCCCGCGGCACTTTTGGCAGTTTTGTTGGATAAGCTCATTGCTGTTTTTCAAAAAATAAATTATCACGATCTTCGAAAATTCTGGTATGTTTTTCCGGCAATTTTAGTAATTATTAGTGCAGTTTATTGGTTTAATACTAAATCAGATACTAAACTTAAAGCTGGTTTTACGCCCGAATTTATGGGACGGCAAGACGGTGATCTCGGTTTGCGATCTGTTTATAATTTAAATGTAAATCCGAAAGTTGTGAATGATGCGGTAATGTACAAAGCGGCTTATGAAGGCGAATTGGATTTAATCAGCGGATATTCTACAGACGGTAGAATCAAGGCTTTTGATTTGTATGTATTGGAAGATGACAAGAAGATTTTTCCTCCTTATTTTGCTGCGCCAATCATTAAAATAAAGATTTTGCAAAAATTTCCCGAGCTTGAAAAAACGCTGAATTTGTTAGCAGGAAAATTTAATGATTCGATAATGACAGATTTAAATTACCGTTCAGATTATCTCAATCAAACACCTGAAAAAATCGCGAAAGATTTTTTAATTAAAAATAAATTATATAAAATTTCAAATAACGGAAATTCAGGTACGGTTCGAATTGGTTCTAAGATTTTTGGTGAGCAATACATTCTCGCAGAGATTTATAAAATGTTGATCGAAGGCTACACTAATTATCAGGTAGAAACAAAAACAGGATTGGGCGGAACGAAAATATGCTTTGATGCTTTGATGAATGACGCTATCGATTTTTATCCCGAATATACAGGAACAGGACTTTTAGTTCTATTAAAACCTGACGAAAAAAAAGTCATGAAGGTTACAAAAAGCGCTGAAAGTACGTATAATTATGTTGATGATGAATTTCAGAAACAATACGGAATCCGATGGTTAAAACCGCTCGGTTTTAATAATTCTTATGCGCTAATGATGCGAGAAAAACAAGCGGCAGAACTGAAAATAAAAACAATTTCTGACCTGAAAAAATATCTTGACTCCAAGTAA
- the egtD gene encoding L-histidine N(alpha)-methyltransferase — MNVQLDTDAHTQNHVINSDKFQADVLEGLKNTPKKLSSKYFYDKTGDRLFQEIMAMPEYYLTKCELDIFKNKTEKLTDFIASGNEAFDLIELGAGDAMKSTYLLQYLVEQGGDFTYMPIDISGNILSVLNEKLSVKIPKLEIVSLEGDYFEMLHKAAAMSSRKKVVLFLGSNIGNMNTDEAENFCIELKKNLNSGDVVLVGFDLKKNPHTILNAYNDQTGITAAFNLNLLTRINRELNANFEIKNFQHFQTYDPVSGACRSYLVSLKDQNVKISDEFVEFKENELIDMEVSHKFSETDIIKLAEKSGFKIIGQIKDSKNWYVDSIWQVI; from the coding sequence ATGAATGTACAGTTAGATACAGATGCTCACACACAAAATCATGTGATCAATTCGGATAAATTTCAGGCAGATGTCTTAGAAGGACTGAAAAATACTCCAAAGAAATTATCTTCAAAGTATTTTTACGATAAAACCGGCGACCGACTTTTTCAGGAAATAATGGCAATGCCGGAATACTATCTTACAAAATGCGAACTCGATATATTTAAAAATAAAACAGAAAAACTTACAGATTTTATCGCTTCAGGAAATGAAGCTTTCGATTTAATTGAGTTGGGAGCCGGCGATGCGATGAAATCTACTTATCTGCTGCAATATTTAGTCGAGCAGGGAGGAGATTTCACCTACATGCCTATCGATATTTCGGGAAATATTTTGTCAGTTTTAAATGAAAAATTAAGTGTTAAAATTCCAAAGCTTGAAATAGTTTCTCTGGAAGGCGACTATTTTGAGATGCTTCATAAGGCGGCTGCAATGTCCTCAAGAAAAAAGGTCGTTCTGTTTTTAGGCAGCAATATCGGAAATATGAATACCGATGAGGCAGAAAATTTTTGCATAGAACTCAAAAAAAATCTCAATTCTGGTGATGTTGTTTTAGTTGGTTTTGATCTAAAGAAAAATCCGCATACTATTCTCAATGCTTATAACGATCAAACAGGAATCACCGCCGCATTCAATCTCAACCTTTTAACACGTATCAATCGTGAACTGAATGCCAATTTTGAAATTAAAAATTTTCAGCATTTTCAGACCTATGATCCTGTAAGTGGAGCCTGCAGAAGTTATCTTGTCAGCCTGAAAGATCAAAACGTAAAAATCTCTGATGAATTTGTTGAATTTAAAGAAAATGAATTAATCGACATGGAGGTTTCCCACAAATTCTCTGAAACTGACATCATCAAATTGGCCGAAAAATCTGGTTTTAAAATTATAGGGCAAATAAAGGATTCTAAAAACTGGTACGTAGATTCAATCTGGCAGGTAATTTAA
- a CDS encoding PAS domain-containing sensor histidine kinase, translating to MTNSSSPIHSPDFDDFFESSLCGFVITDGEGKIAKINSCAAQWLSGSPAQFTGKRFSEILSIGGKIYFETHLWPLLRMQGHFDEVSIELIDTGKGKLPVYINGYERKDENNQPIFMRFTIFKASDRRLYEENLEIAKKLAENNLNIEQQNAIIREQFIAVLGHDLRNPLGGIMSAAQLLQRSELNERDKKLMNVIHSSSKRMYEMIDNIMDLARGRLGGGIPINPRSVDLTELLNQVSDELQVAWPERRIEANYNISTEVQCDPARIAQLVSNLLANAITHGSVETPVTINAQANKEFWEVSVINEGKPIPEEVMKNLFHPFHREGSKSNHNGLGLGLFIASEIAKAHNGTLNVTSDKVKTCFTFSVKK from the coding sequence ATGACTAACAGCAGTTCGCCAATACACTCTCCTGACTTTGATGATTTTTTCGAATCTTCATTATGCGGTTTTGTGATCACCGACGGAGAAGGAAAAATTGCGAAGATCAATTCCTGCGCCGCGCAATGGCTTAGTGGTTCTCCTGCTCAGTTTACAGGCAAAAGGTTCTCTGAAATACTGTCAATTGGTGGTAAAATATATTTTGAAACCCATCTTTGGCCTCTGCTTCGTATGCAAGGTCATTTTGATGAAGTTTCTATAGAACTTATTGATACCGGAAAAGGCAAGCTGCCGGTTTACATCAACGGTTACGAAAGAAAAGACGAGAATAATCAACCCATTTTTATGCGGTTTACAATTTTCAAAGCATCTGACAGACGTCTTTACGAGGAAAATCTTGAAATTGCCAAAAAATTAGCTGAAAACAATCTTAATATAGAACAGCAGAATGCAATCATACGTGAACAGTTCATTGCTGTGCTTGGTCATGATCTTCGAAATCCGCTGGGCGGAATTATGAGTGCAGCCCAGTTGCTACAAAGATCAGAGTTGAACGAGCGCGATAAAAAACTGATGAACGTGATTCATTCCAGCTCAAAAAGAATGTACGAGATGATTGATAATATTATGGATCTTGCACGAGGCAGACTTGGCGGTGGCATCCCGATCAACCCGAGATCTGTTGACCTTACAGAACTTCTGAATCAGGTAAGCGATGAATTACAGGTCGCATGGCCGGAAAGAAGAATCGAGGCAAACTACAACATCAGTACCGAAGTGCAGTGTGATCCTGCAAGAATTGCGCAATTGGTTTCAAACCTTTTAGCAAATGCCATCACTCACGGCTCCGTAGAAACTCCGGTAACGATCAATGCACAAGCAAACAAAGAATTCTGGGAAGTTTCTGTAATCAATGAAGGAAAACCTATTCCGGAAGAGGTCATGAAGAATCTATTTCATCCTTTTCACCGCGAAGGCTCAAAATCTAATCACAACGGGCTTGGTCTCGGTCTGTTTATAGCTTCAGAAATAGCAAAAGCTCACAACGGAACTTTAAATGTTACTTCAGACAAAGTGAAAACTTGCTTTACATTTTCTGTCAAAAAATAA
- a CDS encoding MalY/PatB family protein yields MKYNFDEIISRKNTDSVKWDLAEDAEVLPMWVADMDFKTAPEIIETLSEKIAHGVFGYGNIPENFHQSIIDWWQDYHQFTIQKDCLLPVPGMILSLSAIVRTFLKPGENIILQTPVYNHFFTIIESCSCNLIENNLIYKNGNYEIDFDDLEIKASDSKTKMLLISNPHNPVGRVWTRSELEKIAEICSEHQVIVVSDEIHADLVFENHQHIPFASIAADYHLVSITCGSPCKTFNLSGLSISYIISQDKNILNQIYKTLEFQETIYPNPMAADALIAAYTKGRNWLDELKLYLWENYQFLLKFCAEYLPEIKVIPLQATYLVWLDVSFLSQESDEISKLLLIEEKLWVNSGTMYGRAGEGFLRINIACPREILIQGLQKLENFYLKR; encoded by the coding sequence ATGAAGTATAATTTTGACGAAATCATATCACGAAAAAATACCGATTCTGTAAAATGGGATCTGGCAGAAGATGCAGAAGTTCTGCCAATGTGGGTTGCCGATATGGATTTTAAAACCGCTCCGGAAATTATAGAAACACTTTCTGAAAAAATTGCTCACGGGGTTTTTGGTTATGGTAATATTCCGGAAAATTTCCATCAGTCAATTATTGATTGGTGGCAAGATTATCATCAGTTCACCATCCAAAAAGATTGTTTGTTGCCGGTTCCGGGAATGATTCTTTCTCTCTCGGCAATCGTACGGACTTTTTTAAAACCAGGAGAAAATATAATTTTGCAAACTCCTGTTTATAATCATTTTTTCACGATTATTGAAAGCTGTAGCTGCAATCTTATTGAAAATAATCTTATTTACAAAAACGGAAATTATGAGATAGATTTTGACGATTTGGAAATCAAAGCTTCCGATTCTAAGACCAAAATGCTGTTAATCAGCAATCCTCACAATCCTGTCGGAAGAGTCTGGACTCGATCTGAACTTGAAAAAATCGCTGAAATTTGTTCCGAACATCAAGTTATCGTCGTGTCGGATGAGATTCACGCTGATCTGGTTTTCGAAAATCATCAACATATTCCTTTCGCTTCGATTGCTGCTGATTATCATCTTGTTTCCATCACTTGTGGCTCGCCTTGCAAGACTTTTAATTTGTCGGGTTTGTCGATTTCATACATTATATCACAGGATAAAAATATTTTAAATCAAATCTATAAAACTTTAGAATTTCAGGAAACCATATATCCAAATCCGATGGCTGCTGACGCGTTGATTGCTGCTTATACCAAAGGAAGAAACTGGCTTGATGAGCTGAAATTATATCTTTGGGAAAATTATCAGTTTCTCTTAAAATTTTGTGCTGAATATTTACCTGAAATCAAAGTTATTCCACTCCAGGCTACCTATCTTGTGTGGCTTGATGTTAGTTTTCTTAGTCAGGAATCTGACGAAATTTCAAAATTATTGTTAATCGAGGAAAAGCTTTGGGTTAATTCCGGAACAATGTATGGCAGAGCAGGTGAGGGGTTTTTGCGAATTAATATCGCCTGTCCGCGAGAAATTTTAATTCAAGGTTTGCAAAAACTGGAAAATTTTTATTTGAAAAGGTAA
- a CDS encoding CinA family protein: protein MEFDKALLEEINESFMSGNETICIAESVTSGLLQVAFSEMINSKLFYKGGIIVHTPDKIVKLLKVDIAEIKNCNCVSSFVADTMGRHASKIFESEWCIATSGYCTPERDSAYEIFAYYSILYKGTVVFSDKLMLDKKAESLNIKLYYTEQILQRFLGHLKLHQIIKNEVGIDE from the coding sequence ATGGAATTCGATAAAGCACTATTAGAAGAGATCAATGAGAGTTTTATGTCCGGAAACGAGACCATTTGTATCGCAGAAAGTGTGACTTCAGGTCTTTTGCAGGTAGCATTTTCAGAAATGATCAATTCAAAATTATTTTATAAAGGTGGCATTATCGTGCATACTCCGGATAAAATTGTGAAACTTCTGAAAGTGGATATTGCTGAGATTAAAAACTGCAACTGCGTTTCTAGTTTTGTGGCAGATACGATGGGTCGCCACGCATCAAAAATTTTCGAAAGTGAATGGTGCATTGCAACTTCCGGCTACTGTACCCCGGAAAGAGATTCGGCGTACGAGATATTTGCTTATTATTCCATTTTGTACAAAGGAACTGTTGTTTTCTCTGATAAACTGATGCTTGATAAGAAAGCTGAATCTCTCAACATCAAATTATATTACACCGAGCAAATTTTGCAGAGATTTCTCGGTCATCTAAAGCTACACCAAATCATAAAAAATGAAGTGGGAATTGATGAATAA
- a CDS encoding alpha/beta fold hydrolase, translating to MSVLKRNNVTITGNGENVMLFAHGFGCDQNMWRYVSPAFQDNYTTVLFDHVGAGNSDLSSYSFEKYDELEGYAQDIVEIANELNLKNVVFVGHSVSALMGLIAAKIKPDLFKSLVLVSPSPSYINQDDYVGGFSRSEIEELLESLNKNHLGWSATMAPVIMGNPDRKDLNEELTNSFCKTDPEIAKHFARTTFLSDKRDILPETNIPVAILQCSNDVIAPVEVGNYMHQQIPESKLVIMNATGHCPNLSAPEETIAAIRNFLND from the coding sequence ATGAGTGTCCTCAAGAGAAACAACGTCACAATCACAGGAAACGGAGAGAATGTTATGCTTTTCGCTCATGGTTTTGGTTGCGATCAAAATATGTGGCGGTACGTTTCACCTGCTTTTCAGGACAATTACACTACAGTTCTCTTTGATCATGTGGGTGCAGGAAATTCAGATCTTTCTTCCTATTCTTTCGAAAAATATGATGAGCTTGAAGGATATGCGCAGGATATTGTAGAAATTGCCAACGAACTTAATTTAAAAAATGTAGTTTTCGTAGGGCATTCCGTAAGTGCCTTGATGGGACTTATTGCCGCAAAAATAAAACCTGATCTTTTTAAAAGCTTAGTATTGGTATCTCCTTCTCCATCTTATATTAACCAAGACGATTACGTAGGCGGATTCAGCAGGTCTGAGATTGAGGAATTATTAGAATCACTCAACAAAAACCATCTTGGCTGGTCTGCAACGATGGCTCCTGTGATCATGGGAAATCCTGACAGAAAAGATCTGAATGAAGAATTAACCAACAGCTTCTGCAAAACCGATCCTGAAATAGCAAAACATTTTGCACGCACAACATTTTTATCAGACAAACGAGATATTTTACCTGAAACTAATATTCCGGTAGCTATTTTACAATGCAGCAATGATGTGATTGCACCAGTAGAAGTAGGTAATTACATGCATCAGCAAATCCCTGAAAGCAAACTTGTTATCATGAACGCGACAGGTCATTGCCCCAACCTGAGCGCGCCTGAAGAAACCATTGCAGCGATAAGAAATTTCTTGAATGACTAA
- a CDS encoding GlsB/YeaQ/YmgE family stress response membrane protein yields the protein MEILAWIFVGLIIGIIAKLGTHQPTDDDHNFSVLFGIIGAVAAGVILNITDLYYENLWSFLTIIAPISGAILFLLLYRSYDRHR from the coding sequence ATGGAAATTTTAGCATGGATTTTTGTTGGCCTAATAATTGGAATTATTGCAAAGTTGGGAACCCATCAACCGACTGACGATGATCATAATTTTTCAGTTCTTTTCGGTATTATAGGAGCAGTGGCAGCCGGAGTGATCCTTAATATAACCGATCTCTATTATGAAAATCTGTGGAGTTTTCTCACGATTATCGCACCAATTTCCGGAGCTATATTATTCTTACTTCTTTACCGCAGCTATGACAGGCACCGGTAA
- a CDS encoding SDR family oxidoreductase, with product MEDQITRRKAIGKIAATIAVAAVAPSTLAQTPNNKPKNTSVPDLTDPRNKYPKPPFKSQSQPFPGLGSKMTPVPDHGEKTYVGSGRLAGRKALITGGDSGIGRAAAIAYAREGADVAINYLPAEEEDAQQVIELIKKEGRKAIAIPGDIRSKMFCKKLVDQAVQQLGGLDILVNNAGHQKSIESILDMTTEDFDWTIKTNIYAPFWITKAALPHMKPGSSIIGLSSVQAYDPSPDLYDYAQTKAATTNYVKSLAKQLGPKGIRVNGVAPGPVWTPLQVSGGQTQENLVKFGGDTPLGRPGQPAELASIFVQLAADDASFATGQIYGAAGGNGQP from the coding sequence ATGGAAGATCAAATCACAAGACGAAAAGCAATCGGTAAAATAGCAGCCACCATCGCTGTTGCAGCCGTAGCGCCATCTACTTTGGCGCAGACCCCAAATAATAAACCTAAAAATACATCGGTACCGGATCTTACTGATCCTCGAAATAAATATCCCAAGCCACCTTTTAAAAGTCAGTCGCAGCCTTTTCCGGGTTTGGGAAGCAAAATGACCCCAGTTCCAGATCATGGTGAAAAAACATATGTCGGTTCCGGAAGACTTGCCGGAAGAAAGGCACTTATTACAGGTGGTGATTCCGGTATTGGCCGTGCCGCAGCGATAGCTTATGCAAGAGAAGGTGCAGATGTGGCGATCAATTATCTTCCTGCCGAAGAAGAAGATGCACAGCAGGTGATTGAGCTTATCAAAAAAGAAGGCCGAAAAGCCATTGCAATTCCGGGTGACATACGCAGCAAGATGTTCTGTAAAAAACTGGTTGATCAGGCTGTGCAGCAGCTTGGCGGTTTAGATATTCTTGTTAATAATGCCGGACATCAGAAAAGCATAGAATCGATACTTGATATGACTACAGAAGATTTTGACTGGACGATAAAAACCAATATCTATGCGCCATTCTGGATTACAAAAGCAGCCTTGCCTCATATGAAACCCGGCTCTAGCATTATTGGTTTATCATCAGTTCAGGCGTACGATCCTTCGCCGGATCTTTATGATTATGCTCAGACAAAAGCTGCTACAACCAATTATGTTAAATCTTTAGCCAAACAATTGGGGCCAAAAGGAATCAGAGTAAATGGCGTTGCTCCCGGACCAGTCTGGACGCCATTGCAGGTGAGTGGCGGTCAAACACAGGAAAATTTAGTGAAATTCGGAGGCGATACTCCATTGGGAAGACCGGGACAGCCCGCCGAACTTGCCTCTATTTTTGTACAATTGGCAGCAGATGACGCCAGTTTTGCAACAGGACAGATTTACGGAGCGGCCGGAGGAAATGGCCAACCGTAA